DNA from Terriglobus tenax:
AACAAGTATGTTCGCGTGTAATACCGGCCGCGGGGGAGCGGTTGCCCGGCGATAGCGGGTCCAGAAGGGACGCCAGCCTGTTCAGGCAGCGTCCCTTCCAGTTTTTTGAAGAGGAAAAGAGACGAACTTCTACAGCGTTTGTTAAGCCATCTTTCGGCGTCCGCTGGCCAGCTCGCGGACATGGTTCATGAAGATGGAGCGCTGCAGGCTGTCCAGCTGGTTGACGTACCCGGCAATCTCCGCCAGGAAGGGGTCAGCCATCAGAACGGCCGTCTCGTCGGAACGGCGCGAGCGCGAGTCACGCAGCAGGGCAGAGATATCTACCTGCAGCGCGGACGCAAGACGCTCCAGCGAGCCAAGCGTCGGCATCGCCTTACCGTTCTCAATCTTGGAGATATAGGTGCGGGGCACATTCATGCGTCCGGCCAGCTGGCGCTGCGACAGGTTGCGGACACGGCGCAGATCGCGCACGGCCGTAGCCACCTGAAGAGAACCTTCCTGTGCTGGCTGGGGCGGAACGATAGCCAGAGGTGCCGGAGCGACTTCAGGCTCATCAGCCTCAAGCGCCTTGTGGCAGCGGCGGCACATTGCGTTTGCAGTCCTGAACTGAACCAGGCTGCAGTGGTCGCAACGAAGAACTTCCCTCTGTTCAACGGGAGCCATCATAGTTGCCATATTTGTTTGTCGCGAAGTCGCCAGAGCAAGGGACCCGCCCACCCGTCAAGCAGGACGGAATGGATGTACCTAGATTCACACCCAGTTACCAGTCAGTCAAGGGGAATCCCGGTGATTATTAGCGAAAAGCACTAGAAAACCCGAAAAGAACCAAAGTAGTTACTGGTGGGATAGTTGGCTGGTGTGCTGGCCAATCGTGCCTCCATCCATCTAGTCAACCCGCCATCCAGCCAACTAGCATCAACCCATGAGCGAATACACCCGCGCCCGCGCATGGGCTCTCCTGGCAGAATGGACCACCTCTCCCAGCCTGATCAAACACGCTCTCGCCGTGGAAACCTGCACCGAAAGTTATGGCGCCCGCGAGGCGGCACGTCTCGGCCTGGGCGGCGACGAGGCCGCTGCCTTCACGGAGCAGTACGCCATCGCCGGCCTGCTGCATGACTTCGACTACGACAGGCACCCGTCGCTCGAAGAGCACCCGTTCGTCGGCGAGAAGGTACTGGCCGAACAGGGTTGGCCGGAAGCGATCCGCCGCGCCATCCTGGCCCACGCCGACTACTCTGGCGTGCCACGCGATACGCACCTGGAACGAGCGCTCTTCGCCTGCGACGAACTCGCCGGCTTCCTCACGGCCTGCGCTCTGGTCAAGCCGTCAAAGTCCATCCACGATGTGGAGGTGGCGGGTGTGAAAAAGAAGATGAAAGACAAGGCCTTCGCCCGCGCGGTGAAGAGGGAAGATATTAGGCTGGGCGCGGAGCTTTTGGGGCTGCCGGTGGAAGAGCATATCCAGAACTGCCTGACTGCATTGCAGGGAAGGGCGGAAGAGTTGGGATTGCAGGGGACGCCGGAAGTTCATCCCTAACCCGGGTGCCCCACCCTAGCAACGCTAGGGTGGGTTATGGAGCGAAACACCATGCAATGGATCTCACGCCGAACACGCCTCTGGTTTGTCGCGATGTTGTTTTCACTGTTCTTTGGGTTGTTTGAGACCTGGCGGGAAGGGGGACCATGTCAGAGGCTCACTCAAGTGCATGCAGCAGTGATCCAAGAGGATCAAGTTGCGTTCTCTCCATGCTGGATTGAGCGCGAAGTTCCGCTTATCGACAAGATCAATGCCTGTGTCTTTTTCATCTCAGTTGTTGCTACGCTCAGCGTTTTTACGTTGATCTGGTTGGATTTCTCAAATCCAGACGGAAAGCGTGAGTGGGATATTTTCCCTAACCCGGTGCCCCACCCTAGCTCCGCGAGGGTGGGGCACCCGCTGTTTGAGCTGAAATC
Protein-coding regions in this window:
- a CDS encoding helix-turn-helix domain-containing protein, translating into MCRRCHKALEADEPEVAPAPLAIVPPQPAQEGSLQVATAVRDLRRVRNLSQRQLAGRMNVPRTYISKIENGKAMPTLGSLERLASALQVDISALLRDSRSRRSDETAVLMADPFLAEIAGYVNQLDSLQRSIFMNHVRELASGRRKMA
- a CDS encoding HD domain-containing protein, with translation MSEYTRARAWALLAEWTTSPSLIKHALAVETCTESYGAREAARLGLGGDEAAAFTEQYAIAGLLHDFDYDRHPSLEEHPFVGEKVLAEQGWPEAIRRAILAHADYSGVPRDTHLERALFACDELAGFLTACALVKPSKSIHDVEVAGVKKKMKDKAFARAVKREDIRLGAELLGLPVEEHIQNCLTALQGRAEELGLQGTPEVHP